TCTTCATCGTGTGGTAGGAGCGAGAGAGAGGTCGTGCTAGTGGGGATATAAAGATAGTTAATGCCGTTTTGCTCCAGGGATATGGGTGGCTTTTTAGCAGCGTCTTGCTGGATTTCGGCTTCAAGTTTTGGGAAGGTGGATTTGGCTCCTGCGATGCTATCAAAGACAAAACCGCCGATAGCTAGAATTTCTACGCCACGCTTAGCAAGCTGTTCTAATAATGCTTTACAGTGTTTGGCTGCGCCTGAGCTAGAGTCGTGGAGATTAAACTGGCTTATCCAAAGTAGTTTTGGCATGTGGTGTCCTTTTTAGAAAAAATTTTGGGGGATTATAGCAGAAATTTTGTAAGCTTCTAGAACTGCCTAAAAATATGAAATAGTCGCCACCAAAGGCTAGGGGCTTGCGCCCCCAGTGCTTACTTGCTTATTTTTATACAGATTTTCCACCCAAAAAGGCAAAAATTCAGGTATAATTTCAGCGTTCGGCTACTATGTTTTTTCATAGTTAGCCTTTGGTGGTTTATTTCGGCTAGTTTTGGCTAGCCGATTTTTTATTATATCACATTTTCTTACGAAATTTCATCACTTTTTGCTTAGTTTAAATGAATTTGTGGCAAAATGTCATTATGAGTGAAAAATTTAAAAAATTAGAAAAATTGTTAGGTTATGAGTTTAAAGATAAAAGCTTGTTAAAAGCGGCGCTGTCGCACAAAAGCGCACGCTCTGGGGTAAATAACGAAAGACTAGAATTCCTAGGCGATGCGGTGCTAGATCTTGTGGTGGGCGAGTATCTATATCATAAGTTTAGCTCCAAAAAAGGCGAGCATAACGAGGGCGATCTCTCAAAGATAAGAGCTGGGCTTGTAAATGAGCGCTCATTTGCAAAAATTGCAGGATCACTGGGGCTTGGCGAGTATCTAATAATGAGTATAAGCGAGAGAAAAAGCGGTGGGGATAAAAAGCCTAGTTTGCTTAGCGATGCTTTGGAGGCGATATTTGGGGCGATTTACTTGGAGAGTGGCTTGGAGTGCGCTAAGGGCGTGTTTGTGCCGTTAGTGGAGAGTGAGTTTAAAAACATAGATAAAGATGTGCTAAAAGACTACAAAACAAGGCTTCAAGAAATAACACAAGAGCGACTAGGACTGCTGCCAAAATACGAGCTAATAGGATCTAGTGGGCCTGATCATAAAAAGAGCTTTGAGATTGCGCTGTTTTTGGGGGATAAAGAAATAGCAAGGTCTGTGGGCGCTAGCAAAAAAGAAGCCGAGCAAAAATGTGCGATGATAGCAGTAGAGGCGCTAAAAAAGGGGAGCAAATGACTACGATAACGCTGGATAATAAAATAGGCGCAGATGTGATAGAGGCGATAAAAGCACTGCTAAAAAACAAGCCAAAAGAGCTATATAGTATAAGGGATGATAAAATACCTGCGCTTGATAAGGCGATAAAAGAGTTTAATAGTGGCGAATTTAGCGTATATAAAAGCGTAGATGAGCTGATGAAAGATTTGTAATGCTAGAAATCAAAGCATCGGCTAGCTTTAAAAAAGCAGCTAAAAAGCTAAATGATAGAGATAAAGGACTTTTAAAAGAAGTTCTAGGTAAGCTCGTAAATAATGAAAAGCTAGATGAGAAATATTGCGACCACGCATTAAAGGGTAAATATTTGGGATTTAGGGATTGTCATATTAAGCCTGATTTGGTGTTAATCTATAAAATAGAACATAATGCCTTGCTGCTATATTTAGCAAATATTGGCTCTCACTCTGAGCTTGGAATTTAAGGGATAAAAAATGAATACTTTTGGTAAAAGATTTGCGCTAAGTAGTTTTGGTGAGAGTCATGGGGTAGCAATAGGTGGCGTGATAGATGGAATGCCCTCAAATGTGGAGATAAATCTAGAATTCTTGCAAAATGAGATGAGCAAGCGAAAGCCAGGCGGCAAATACGCCACAAACCGCAAAGAAGATGATGAATTGCGCATTTTAAGCGGTGTTTTTGAAGAAAATGGCAAGCTTTTTAGCACAGGGGCTAGCATAGGCTTTGTGATAGAAAACACAAGCCAGCATAGCAAAGACTATGAGAATATTAAAGAGCTTTTTCGCCCTGGGCATGGGGACTTTGGCTACTTTGCTAAGTGGGGGATAAGGGATCATAGAGGTGGCGGCAGAGCTAGTGCTAGAGAAACAGCAGTTAGAGTGGCTGGTGGGGCGTTTGCACAGCTTTTGCTAAATCACTTTGGCATAGAAGTAAAAAGCGGCGTGCTAAGCGTGGGCGAGATAGGCAGGGCAGAGGGCGGATATGCTGAGCTTTTGGGGGCGGTGGACTTTGAAAATGCTGAAAATAGCGAGATTTTTGCGCTTTTGCCAGAGTATGAGGCGAGCCAAAAAGAGCTGATAAAGTCATGTAAAGACAGCGGCGAGAGCGTGGGGGCTAGCGTGCTAAGCGTGGCAAAGGGGCTTTTTGCTGGGCTTGGCGAGCCTATGTATGATAAGCTTGATAGCAAAATTGCAGAAGCGATGATGAGTATAAACGGCGTAAAAGCCGTAGAAATCGGCGCAGGTGTGGCAGCTAGCAGGCTGCGGGGTAGTGAAAATAATGATGAGCTTTTGCCTGCTAGCAATGGAGGTTTTGGGGCGATGAGAGCGGAGTTTGGCTCAAATAACGCTGGTGGCGTGCTAGCTGGTATAAGCTCTGGGGCTGATCTAGTGGTGCTAAGCCACTTTAAGCCCACGCCTAGTATTTTTAGCGAACAAAAAACGATAAATAAGCGTGGAGAGGCGGTGAAGTTTGCGCTAGTTGGCAGACATGATCCTTGTATCGGTGTGAGAGGCTCGGTGGTGGCGACTGCGATGATGAGACTGGTGCTAGCTGATATGCTTTTGCTTGGGGCTAGCTCACGACTTGAAATGCTAAAAAGGGCGTGGAGTTTTGCGTAGTTTTGGTAGAGTGGCTCTTTTTTTGGGGCTTTTGGTTTGTTGTTTGGTGGCTGAGAAAAACGCTAGCACGCTGGGCTTAGAGAGCTTTTTGGGTGGAGAGGCTGGAGAGGCTGGAGAGATAGAACTAGCCAAAATCCGCATAGCAAATCTTTTGACACAAAAAGCAGAGCTAGAGCGCGAGGCAGCAGAGCTAGAGGCCAAACGCAAAGAACGCGCGGCAAATCTAGTAAGCGCGGATAGCCCTGAGGTAATAGCGCTTTTAAAGCAAATTGCTGAGCTAAAAGCGCAAATTGCCAAGCTTAGCGCAGAGAATTCTGCAGGGAATTCTAGCGCAGAGAATGCTTCTTCTGCTATTACGAAAAATCCAGCCGAGCTTCAAGGCGAGTATATAAAATAAGTCTAGGGAATTTTGCGCAGGAATTTTAGTTTAGGAAATTTTAGTTTTAGGAATTCTAGAATTCCTAATAAATTTGCCTAGGAATTTTAGATTTTTACTTAGGAATTCTAGATTTTATTGCTAGGAATTCTAGATTTTTGCTCGCTTTAGTGGGGCAAGCCCCTAGCCCCGCAAATTTTATAAGGGCTACGCCCTAAACCCTTAGTGGCTGCCGCCCCTACAACCCCGCTAAAATCTAGAATTCTCTTGTTTTATCTGTGTTTTTGTGGGAATTTTAGTCTTAGGAATTCTAGAATTCCCTACTATGTCATCCCCCAGCTTGACTGGGGGATCTCTATATAGAATTCTAGAATTCCCTAAAATTCGTCATTTCGAATCTTTAAAAAAAAGAGGGAGCAATCTTATTTATTAAGACTTAAATGAGATTGCTTCGGTCGCTTTGCTCCCTCGCAATGACGCAAGGAATTCTAAATTTTTTTGTGATGAGATCCCCCGATCAAGTCGGGGGATGACAAAAAAGCAAGGCGGGATTTTTATAGAGATTGTCCGGTCAAGCCGGACAATGACACAGAACTAAGGAATTCTAGAATTCCCTAGAGATTGCTTCGGTCGCTTTGTTCCCTCGCAATGACGGAATTTTAGACGGAATTTTAAACGAGATTGCTCCCTCTTTTTTCAAAGCCTCGCAATGACGGAATTTCCGCAATGACGGCAGGGAATTCTAGAATTCCTATTTATCTAAAAGTGATCTAGCGTAGGCTAAGAACTTGTCTTTGTGTGCTAGGGCGTCTTTGCTAAATGCGATAAAATAGTCGTTTCGCAGATGTTCGCCAGTGTATTTTAAAGGCTCGTTTGTTAGAATGCTAAACATACCACCGCCAGCTGCTGTTACGATAGCGTCCCCTGCTGCTATATCCCAAAGACTGCTGCCACAAAACCTTGGATAAACAGCCGCAATACCCTGAGCTACACGGCAAAACTTTATAGCAGACCCACAGCGCAAACGCTCACTCTCAAAGTAATCGCACATTTTATCCACGCTTGGGCTATGGCTTGAGTTGCCTGAAATAATAGCGTTTGAGCCAGTTTGGGGCGTTATTAAGCCTCGGTCATTAAAGCTTTGAAAAAGCGTGCTAGTATAAAAAGTCTCGCTGCTAATAGGTATATGAATAAGCCCAAAAACTGGTCTAGCCTTTTCAATCAGCGCAATACACACGCTAAACTCGCCATTGCGAGCCAAAAAGTCCTTTGTGCCATCAAGTGGGTCAACTAGCCAAAAAGTGTCATTTTCGCTCATTTTTGCTGGGTCTAGCAAGGCTTCTTCGCTACAAATATCAATGCCACTTTGACTAAGATAAAAGTAAATTGCATCATTTGCGGCTATATCTGCGTTTGTTAGAGGTGAGTTGTCTTCTTTTGTGCTTACTTCAAAGTTGCCCTCATGATAATAGCGTAAAATTTCAGCGCCAGCGGCTTTTGCGGCTCTTTGGGCAAGATTTATCAAATCTTTTCTCATTTTATCTCCTTAGTGGCAAGTTAGAGTATAATTAACTTTTGGGTCTTTAAAAGTAGTTGGATAGCGCACATATAGGCTAAAGGGCCTTGCTGATTTTGCTTTTAATCTCTCGCCTATGGTAAAATTCTCATTTATGGTGCTGATTTTAAACTCTTTTTTCTTTATTTTAAAAAAGTCCAAAAAGCTCCTATCTGGCTGTTTGAAAAGATCAGGTGTGAGGGCTTGTAGTGTGCTGGGGCTATTTGTGATGCGGATATTTATATTACAGCTTGTGATATCAAAGCCTCCGACATTGCTGATAATGCCTGTGAAGTTTAGGCTCTCTTTTAGTAGGACACGCTGGTATTTTACCTCGCTTATTTTAGCGACTTTTGTGTAGTCATCGATGATGAAAGAAATGATAGTTGATGAGGCTAAAAAACCAGCAAAAAGCAAGCTTATTGTGATAATGAGCTTTTTTAGCCGAACTGTGCCTCGCAAAAGCAAAAAGCCAAAAAGGCAAAAAATGATAAAAAGTAAAATAATAAAAATTATATGTATATAAGTAAAATACATATTTTCTCCTTAAAAACACTGCGAAAAGGTAGTGATATTATAATCTTGCGGTCTAAAGTTATAAATAGTCATATTTAGCTCCACGCTCTGGTTTGGGGAGATGCGACCTTCGCTTTGCGCAAAGACTGATTTTAGCGGTTTTATGGTATTTTTTATCTTGTTTATTTGTTTTTTTGAGTTTTTGATAAACTCTACATTTACACGGCAAATGTGAAAGGCTTTGCTACTTTTGTTTGTAAGGTTTAAATCCAGTAAAAAGGTATCAGAGTAGGCTAGTTGCTTTGAGTTTACAATTTGTAGCTCTCTTGTGCGAAAATTCTCTTCAATATAGTTGTAGCCAAAGTATCCACCACAAAGCAAATACACCACTGCTAGCAAGATAAAAATAGCCCCCAAAAACTGCGAGCGAAACAAAGCCCAAAAGGCAAAAATCATAAGCACCAAAAAGCCAGCTAATAAACACGCAAGCAAGATATAATCATAGCTATTAAGGTTTTCTAAATAAAAAAAAATGTGCCCTCTTAGCTCACTTATGCTTTGTTTCATTTTCTATTAGCCTTTTCTATTAGCCTTTTCTATTAAGCCGCTAAGCCCTTCTCTGCGCCTAAGCTCATTTAGAAGCTGTTCAGGATGTATGCCCACATCAGCTAAAGCCACTAGCATATGAAATAGCACATCTGCGCCCTCATAGACTATGTCATAAGCTGGCTGGGTCTCTTTGTGCTCGCCTTTTGCGCCAGCTTTAAAGTCTTTTATAGCTAGGGCAAACTCGCAGGCTTCTTCGGCGATTTTTTTAAGATATGAGTTTGGGGCTTTTTTGTAGAGTTTGGCTGTGTAGCTAGTGCTCTCATCGCCACTTAGCTTGCGCTCTAAGCAAGTGTGATAAAGCTCGTCTAAAATGCCGTAGCTAGGCGTGTTTGTACTAGGAATTCTAGAATTCTCGCTGGGAATTCTAGATTTTTCTAGAATATCAAGCTCTTTAAAAAAGCAAGAGTGAGAGCCAGTGTGGCAAGCAGCGCCAATTTGCTCCACTTTTAGCAAGATTGCATCATTGTCGCAATCAAACTTGATTTGCTTGATTTTTTGGGTGTTGCCGCTGCTCTCGCCTTTTTTCCAAATGCGGTTTTTTGAGCGTGAGAAATAGTGAGCATAGCCACTCTCACAGCTAAGTTTAAATGCTTCTTCGTTCATGTAAGCTAGCATTAAAACTTCGCCGTTTTCATCTTGGGTTACTACTGGGATTAGTCCTTTTTGCCAATCAATTTGCATACTCATTGCTTTCAAAACTGTTATCTAGCTTAGACTACTATTGCATTGCGCTTTGTTTTGCTTTGTCTTTTGTATCCACCCAGATATTTGGCACTGCACCACCTGGGGTTAAAAAGATCTTAGCATCTTTATTTTCTTTTAGTGCCTCGTTAAAATTGCGCTGAATTTCAATTTGTTTTAAGCTTAGCAAGTTGCCGGTTAGCGATTTAGCAATTTCGCTATTTGAGTACGCTTGTGCGTCAGCCTCGATCTTTACAGCATCGGCTTTACCTTGCGCCTCGATTTTAATTGCTTCTGCATTACCTTTAGCAAGGGCGGCTTTTTTTAGAGCCTCTTGGTTTGCCCGCTCAACTTCGTATTTGGTACGCTCTGCTTCTTGCTTAGCGATTTGGACACGCTCGATTTGTTCTTTTACCTTTGGTGGCAAGATAATTTCTCTTAGCTGAACGCTAGCAAGCTCAACAGGCTGATTTGGCTGTTTGTCAATATCAGCTCTAATTGCTGCATCAATTGCTGTTGCTATCTCGTTTCTGCGCTCAGGTAGCTCTTCGGCTGTGTATTTACCAGTTACAGAGCGAACGACATTTCGCACCACTGGATCAATGATTTTATTCTCCCAGCTAAAGCCCCACGCTGCTATGGTTTGCGGTGCGTTTTGTGGATTTAGGCGGTATTGAACTGTGATGTCCATAGATACTGGCAAACCACGAGAGTCAAGCACTGAGATAGTATCTTTTGTCTCTATACCACTGCCCCTTGTAACTGTTTCGTTGCGACCTTCGCTTGATGTATAGTTGATTTGGCGCACTTTAGTATCTACGATTCGCACTTCTTGGATGAAAGGCACAAAGAAGTGAAAGCCTGCATTTAGCGGCATTGGATCAAATCTACCGGCTGTGCTTTTAATGCCTACTTCACCTGAGTTTATGATGACAAAGGGTTTTGCCACTACTAAAATCACTATAATAATGATTAGAGTGTAGATAAGCCCTGAGAATTTGTTAAAATCAGGTAGTTTTAAGTTGCTAAAATCTACTTTTGGGCGTGAGCTTTTGCTGCTATTGTTGTTATTTTTGTTGAAATAATCATTTAAATCTGCTGGCATTTTTATCCTTTATTTAATTATTGTGATAAATTTTTTGTATTTTTCTACTTTGCCAGTTACTGCGGCAAAATACTCATCTTGAAGTCTTTTTGCTACCTCGCCTCTTTTGCCTGAGCCGATTTTGCGACCATCGATGTAGGCAATAGGCGTAACCTCTGCTGCAGTACCTGTAAAAAACGCCTCATCAGCTGTGTAAGCATGATCTCTTGTCAGTCGCTCTCTGCGAACCTCATAGCCAAGGTCTTTTGCTATTTCAATCACAGTTGCTTGTGTGATGCTCTCTAAGCTAGTGTCGTTTGGCGGAGTGATGATCGCGCCATTTCGCACGATAAAAAAGCACTCGCCAGGACCTTCTGCGATAAAGCCTTGCGGGTCAAGTAAAAGTGCCTCATCGTAGCCTGCTGTGTGAGCCTCGTAGCCTGCCATTTGTGAGTTGAAGTAGTTTGCGCTGGCTTTTGCCTTTGCCATCATTGTGTTTGCGCCTGGTTTTGCCCATGAGCTGATTTTTACTTTGATGCCGTTTTCTAGCGCTTCTTCGCCCATGTAAGCAC
The nucleotide sequence above comes from Campylobacter magnus. Encoded proteins:
- a CDS encoding 3'(2'),5'-bisphosphate nucleotidase CysQ family protein, whose amino-acid sequence is MRKDLINLAQRAAKAAGAEILRYYHEGNFEVSTKEDNSPLTNADIAANDAIYFYLSQSGIDICSEEALLDPAKMSENDTFWLVDPLDGTKDFLARNGEFSVCIALIEKARPVFGLIHIPISSETFYTSTLFQSFNDRGLITPQTGSNAIISGNSSHSPSVDKMCDYFESERLRCGSAIKFCRVAQGIAAVYPRFCGSSLWDIAAGDAIVTAAGGGMFSILTNEPLKYTGEHLRNDYFIAFSKDALAHKDKFLAYARSLLDK
- a CDS encoding DUF2393 family protein, with protein sequence MYFTYIHIIFIILLFIIFCLFGFLLLRGTVRLKKLIITISLLFAGFLASSTIISFIIDDYTKVAKISEVKYQRVLLKESLNFTGIISNVGGFDITSCNINIRITNSPSTLQALTPDLFKQPDRSFLDFFKIKKKEFKISTINENFTIGERLKAKSARPFSLYVRYPTTFKDPKVNYTLTCH
- a CDS encoding branched-chain amino acid transaminase, coding for MALPESQYIWYDGKMVAWKDATTHVLTHSLHYGNAVFEGVRAYKLDEGYGIFKLKEHTKRLFNSAKACLIDIPFSEDEINQAHIDVIAQNTFNNNVYIRPIVFLGYGKMGVSHIGCPVNVAVAAWEWGAYMGEEALENGIKVKISSWAKPGANTMMAKAKASANYFNSQMAGYEAHTAGYDEALLLDPQGFIAEGPGECFFIVRNGAIITPPNDTSLESITQATVIEIAKDLGYEVRRERLTRDHAYTADEAFFTGTAAEVTPIAYIDGRKIGSGKRGEVAKRLQDEYFAAVTGKVEKYKKFITIIK
- the rnc gene encoding ribonuclease III yields the protein MSEKFKKLEKLLGYEFKDKSLLKAALSHKSARSGVNNERLEFLGDAVLDLVVGEYLYHKFSSKKGEHNEGDLSKIRAGLVNERSFAKIAGSLGLGEYLIMSISERKSGGDKKPSLLSDALEAIFGAIYLESGLECAKGVFVPLVESEFKNIDKDVLKDYKTRLQEITQERLGLLPKYELIGSSGPDHKKSFEIALFLGDKEIARSVGASKKEAEQKCAMIAVEALKKGSK
- a CDS encoding type II toxin-antitoxin system RelE/ParE family toxin, encoding MLEIKASASFKKAAKKLNDRDKGLLKEVLGKLVNNEKLDEKYCDHALKGKYLGFRDCHIKPDLVLIYKIEHNALLLYLANIGSHSELGI
- a CDS encoding DUF2393 family protein, which encodes MKQSISELRGHIFFYLENLNSYDYILLACLLAGFLVLMIFAFWALFRSQFLGAIFILLAVVYLLCGGYFGYNYIEENFRTRELQIVNSKQLAYSDTFLLDLNLTNKSSKAFHICRVNVEFIKNSKKQINKIKNTIKPLKSVFAQSEGRISPNQSVELNMTIYNFRPQDYNITTFSQCF
- a CDS encoding SPFH domain-containing protein encodes the protein MPADLNDYFNKNNNNSSKSSRPKVDFSNLKLPDFNKFSGLIYTLIIIIVILVVAKPFVIINSGEVGIKSTAGRFDPMPLNAGFHFFVPFIQEVRIVDTKVRQINYTSSEGRNETVTRGSGIETKDTISVLDSRGLPVSMDITVQYRLNPQNAPQTIAAWGFSWENKIIDPVVRNVVRSVTGKYTAEELPERRNEIATAIDAAIRADIDKQPNQPVELASVQLREIILPPKVKEQIERVQIAKQEAERTKYEVERANQEALKKAALAKGNAEAIKIEAQGKADAVKIEADAQAYSNSEIAKSLTGNLLSLKQIEIQRNFNEALKENKDAKIFLTPGGAVPNIWVDTKDKAKQSAMQ
- the aroC gene encoding chorismate synthase → MNTFGKRFALSSFGESHGVAIGGVIDGMPSNVEINLEFLQNEMSKRKPGGKYATNRKEDDELRILSGVFEENGKLFSTGASIGFVIENTSQHSKDYENIKELFRPGHGDFGYFAKWGIRDHRGGGRASARETAVRVAGGAFAQLLLNHFGIEVKSGVLSVGEIGRAEGGYAELLGAVDFENAENSEIFALLPEYEASQKELIKSCKDSGESVGASVLSVAKGLFAGLGEPMYDKLDSKIAEAMMSINGVKAVEIGAGVAASRLRGSENNDELLPASNGGFGAMRAEFGSNNAGGVLAGISSGADLVVLSHFKPTPSIFSEQKTINKRGEAVKFALVGRHDPCIGVRGSVVATAMMRLVLADMLLLGASSRLEMLKRAWSFA
- the hisIE gene encoding bifunctional phosphoribosyl-AMP cyclohydrolase/phosphoribosyl-ATP diphosphatase HisIE, encoding MQIDWQKGLIPVVTQDENGEVLMLAYMNEEAFKLSCESGYAHYFSRSKNRIWKKGESSGNTQKIKQIKFDCDNDAILLKVEQIGAACHTGSHSCFFKELDILEKSRIPSENSRIPSTNTPSYGILDELYHTCLERKLSGDESTSYTAKLYKKAPNSYLKKIAEEACEFALAIKDFKAGAKGEHKETQPAYDIVYEGADVLFHMLVALADVGIHPEQLLNELRRREGLSGLIEKANRKG